One part of the Phoenix dactylifera cultivar Barhee BC4 chromosome 4, palm_55x_up_171113_PBpolish2nd_filt_p, whole genome shotgun sequence genome encodes these proteins:
- the LOC120110559 gene encoding zinc finger BED domain-containing protein RICESLEEPER 2-like — MATSLKIRLLANKSLLHGGDFFQIRCCCHVINLIVQAGLNLIDGVVCKIRNVAKHLKNSVPKKKKFYEIAEQSFHLNTRKRLRSDCCVRWNSTFIMLDRAIYFKAVLDHWGQRDREFGIFALSEEEWEKIAILHKFLKVFYDVTNQFSASKHPTANIYFRGVWEIHRKLIETANGPYDFMVDMVREMQVKFNKYWSEYSLILSCATVLDPRCKLELVEYCYSKLYGEISAREMVQNIKNTLYDLFEEYMLRSTSVFSPKIGTSSGSDVGNQDADSFEDYELFLSKKQKHDHRKSQLDLYLEEQNLGLHIDLDILAYWRDASGRFPELASMARDILAISISTVPSESAFSMGKKLINPWRNSLSPKTIQAITCYEDWLRAKGFSLGQSGVLGANMEESSEDEDDEEEMEEGLHGSVI; from the exons ATGGCTACTTCTCTCAAGATTCGTCTTCTTGCAAATAAATCTCTCTTGCATGGTGgtgatttttttcaaattcGTTGTTGCTGCCATGTTATAAATCTTATTGTGCAAGCTGGTCTGAATCTCATTGATGGTGTTGTTTGTAAAATTAGAAATGTGGCCAAGCATTTGAAAAATTCAgttccaaagaagaagaagttttaTGAAATTGCTGAACAAAGTTTTCATTTGAATACCAGAAAAAGATTGCGTTCTGATTGTTGTGTTAGATGGAATTCTACTTTTATAATGCTGGACCGTGCTATTTATTTCAAGGCAGTTTTAGATCACTGGGGACAGCGTGATAGAGAATTTGGAATCTTTGCACTTTCTGAAGAAGAGTGGGAAAAAATAGCTATTCTTCATAAGTTTTTGAAAGTGTTTTATGATGTGACTAATCAGTTTTCTGCTAGTAAACATCCAACagcaaatatttattttaggggGGTGTGGGAGATTCATAGAAAATTGATAGAGACTGCTAATGGCCCATATGATTTTATGGTTGATATGGTTAGAGAGATGCAAgttaaatttaacaagtatTGGTCTGAGTATAGTTTGATCTTATCTTGTGCTACAGTTTTGGATCCCCGTTGCAAGTTAGAGTTAGTTGAATATTGTTATTCTAAACTTTATGGGGAGATTAGTGCAAGGGAGATGGTTCAGAATATTAAGAATACTTTGTATGATTTATTTGAGGAGTATATGCTGCGTTCAACTTCAGTCTTTTCTCCCAAGATTGGAACTTCTAGTGGCAGTGATGTTGGTAACCAAGATGCAGATAGTTTTGAAGATTATGaattatttttgagtaaaaaACAAAAGCATGATCATAGGAAGTCACAATTAGATCTTTACTTGGAGGAGCAAAATCTTGGGCTGCACATCGATTTGGATATTCTAGCATATTGGAGAGATGCCTCAGGTCGTTTTCCCGAGCTTGCATCGATGGCTCGTGATATTTTGGCCATTTCCATATCAACGGTCCCTTCAGAGTCTGCCTTCAGTATGGGTAAAAAGTTGATAAATCCTTGGCGAAACTCACTTTCACCAAAGACAATTCAAGCTATTACATGTTATGAGGATTGGTTGCGAGCAAAGGGCTTCTCATTAG gACAATCGGGTGTCTTGGGAGCTAACATGGAAGAATCTAGTGAGGATGAAGATGACGAGGAAGAGATGGAAGAGGGATTACATGGTTCGGTCatttag